Proteins found in one Oryza glaberrima chromosome 4, OglaRS2, whole genome shotgun sequence genomic segment:
- the LOC127772118 gene encoding SWI/SNF complex component SNF12 homolog, with amino-acid sequence MATGGNPNPNSTPTPQPRPPQPQQQGGSPATPLGHLRPPSLAGSPFQGLFHTPPQHNPAFQIHMGAAASPQNPLMAAAAAAAAAASAKRPPQKPPARPPAPGSSSSGGGAAAAAAAAASAAAAYKAAAAAAAVGANSAGGVDLTPAAARRNKKRKLPEKQLPDRVAALLPESALYTQLLEFESRVDAALHRKKVDIQEALKSPPALQRTLRIYVFNTFANQAPRTIPPPKNAEPPTWSLKIIGRVLEDGAELDPASVVPKHNPVYPKFSSFFKRVTIALDPSLYPENPLIIWENARSAAPQEGFEVKRKGDKEFSANIRLEMNYNPEKFKLSQPLMEVLGVEVDTRSRVIAALWQYIKAKKLQNPTDPSFFMCDPQLKKVFGEDKLRFAMLSQKISQHLSPPPPINLEHKIKLSGNGAHASACYDVIVDVPFPLQKEMSAFLANTEKHKDIEACDEVISASIKKIHEHRRRRAFFLGFSQSPVEFINALIASQSKDLKLIAGEANRNIERERRADFYNQPWVEDAVIRYLNRKPASGNEGPGGGAGGS; translated from the exons atggccaccggcgGCAACCCCAACCCGAACTCCACGCCGACCCCTCAGCCGCGCCCGCcccagccgcagcagcagggcGGCTCCCCGGCGACCCCGCTCGGCCACCTCCGCCCGCCTTCCCTCGCGGGCTCCCCCTTCCAGGGCCTCTTCCACACCCCGCCCCAGCACAACCCGGCCTTCCAGATCCAcatgggcgccgccgcctcgccgcagAACCCGcttatggccgccgccgccgccgccgccgccgcggcctccgccaaGCGCCCTCCCCAGAAGCCCCCCGCGCGGCCCCCCGCCCCgggatcctcctcctccgggggcggcgccgccgccgccgccgcggcggccgcgtccgcggccgcggcgtacaaggccgctgccgccgcggctgccgtGGGGGCGAactccgccggcggcgtcgacctcaccccggccgccgcgcggcgcaACAAGAAGCGGAAGCTCCCCGAGAAGCAGCTCCCCGACCGCGTCGCCGCGCTGCTCCCGGAGTCGGCGCTGTACACGCAGCTGCTCGAGTTCGAGTCCCGCGTCGACGCCGCGCTGCACCGCAAGAAGGTGGACATCCAGGAGGCGCTCAAGTCACCCCCCGCGCTGCAGCGCACGCTCCGCATCTACGTGTTCAACACCTTCGCCAACCAGGCGCCGCGCACCATCCCGCCGCCCAAGAACGCCGAGCCGCCCACCTGGTCGCTCAAGATCATCGGCCGCGTGCTCGAGGACGGCGCCGAGCTGGACCCCGCCAGCGTCGTGCCCAAGCACAACCCTGTGTACCCCAAGTTCTCGTCCTTCTTCAAGAGGGTGACGATCGCCCTCGACCCGTCGCTGTACCCGGAGAACCCGCTGATCATTTGGGAGAATGCGCGGTCGGCCGCCCCACAGGAAGGGTTCGAGGTGAAGAGGAAAGGGGATAAGGAGTTCTCCGCGAATATCCGGCTGGAGATGAACTATAACCCTGAGAAGTTCAAGCTCTCGCAGCCTCTGATGGAGGTGCTCGGGGTTGAGGTGGACACTCGTTCGAGGGTGATTGCTGCCCTCTGGCAGTACATCAAAGCGAAGAAGCTGCAGAATCCAACCGATCCTTCGTTCTTTATGTGTGATCCACAGTTGAAGAAGGTCTTTGGGGAGGATAAGCTGAGGTTTGCGATGCTATCGCAGAAGATATCACagcatctctctcctccgccgcccatcAACTTGGAGCATAAGATTAAGCTCTCTGGGAATGGCGCGCATGCGAGTGCTTGCTATGATGTGATTGTGGATGTTCCTTTCCCTCTGCAGAAGGAGATGTCTGCATTTCTCGCCAACACTGAGAAGCACAAGGACATTGAGGCATGTGATGAGGTGATATCTGCTTCGATCAAGAAGATCCATGAGCACCGCAGGAGGAGGGCATTCTTCCTTGGTTTCAGCCAGTCCCCAGTGGAGTTCATCAATGCACTGATAGCGTCTCAGAGTAAAGATTTGAAGCTGATCGCAGGAGAAGCAAataggaatattgaaagagaaAGACGTGCAGACTTCTATAATCAACCATG GGTTGAGGATGCTGTCATAAGATACCTGAACCGCAAACCGGCTAGCGGTAACGAGGGCCCAGGCGGTGGTGCTGGTGGTTCATGA
- the LOC127769675 gene encoding exocyst complex component EXO70A1-like, translating to MSAPPAPPHPQPEELEVAEEPPAAAGGVGNDKVLAAAQHIVKSLATSKNAADDMIRILSGFDHRFSSITADLFPSPSPSSGAGPTPPPPPPPRGAFEAAERLIRQWDATPELLVFEGPEGDVADYLEAVDVAVDQLLSGVGAAAADADAEAAGVVVQLAMARMEEELRHLMVRHAVPLDASGLFCSLRRLSLESMDDLDTSSEFDPITPHSLEGGPDTARSASLVGNPFDDQVFDLVRPEAIDDLRSIAQRMDRAGYASELEQVYCGVRRDLLDECLAVLGVERLSIDEVQRMEWKLLNDKMKKWVHGVKTVVRSLLTGERRICDQVLAVSDELRDECFVESTKGCIMQILNFGDAVAVCSRSPEKLSRILDMYEALAEVIPELKELFFGNSGNDVICDLEGVLERLGDAVKGTLLEFGKVLQQESSRRPMMAGEIHPMTRYVMNYLRLLVVYSDTLDKLLGDDSAGDVDHSDTHRGGDDEEEYLESLSPLGRHLVKLISYLEANLEEKSKLYEDGALQCIFSMNNILYIVQKVKDSELGRILGDHWIRRRRGKIRQNSKNYLRISWTKVLSFLKDDAHGGRSGSGSGSGNSSRIKEKFKNFNLAFDEIYRSQTLWKVPDPQLREELKISISENVIPAYRAFLGRYGSLVDSGRNSGRYIKYTPEDLENQLSDLFEGSLGPANHSRRR from the coding sequence atgtcggcgccgcccgcgccgccccatCCCCAGCCGGAGGAgctggaggtggcggaggaaccccccgccgcggcgggagGAGTGGGGAACGACAAGGtgctcgcggcggcgcagcaCATCGTGAAGTCGCTGGCCACGTCGAAGAACGCCGCGGACGACATGATCCGCATCCTCTCCGGCTTCGACCACCGCTTCTCCTCCATCACCGCCGACCTCTtcccctcgccctcgccgtcgtcgggcgCCGGGCCcaccccgcctccgcctccgccgccgcggggggcgTTCGAGGCCGCGGAGAGGCTCATCCGGCAGTGGGACGCGACCCCGGAGCTGCTGGTGTTCGAGGGCCCCGAGGGGGACGTCGCCGACTACCTCGAGGcggtcgacgtcgccgtcgaccaGCTGCTCTCCGGGgtgggggccgccgccgccgacgccgacgccgaggcggcgggcgtCGTGGTGCAGCTCGCGATGGCGCggatggaggaggagctccGCCACCTCATGGTCCGCCACGCGGTGCCGCTGGACGCGAGCGGGCTCTTCTGCTCGctgcgccgcctctccctcgaGTCCATGGACGACCTCGACACCTCCTCCGAGTTCGATCCCATCACCCCGCACAGCCTGGAGGGCGGCCCGGACACCGCTCGCAGCGCCAGCCTCGTGGGGAACCCCTTCGACGACCAGGTGTTCGACCTGGTGCGCCCTGAGGCCATTGACGATCTGCGCTCCATCGCTCAAAGGATGGACCGCGCGGGGTATGCCAGTGAGCTCGAGCAGGTCTACTGTGGCGTCCGACGTGACCTGCTCGACGAGTGCCTCGCGGTGCTCGGGGTCGAACGCCTCAGCATCGATGAAGTGCAGCGCATGGAGTGGAAGCTTCTGAATGACAAGATGAAGAAATGGGTGCATGGGGTCAAGACGGTCGTGCGTTCCCTGCTGACCGGTGAGCGCCGGATCTGTGATCAGGTGCTCGCCGTGTCTGATGAGCTGCGTGATGAGTGTTTTGTTGAATCTACCAAGGGTTGCATAATGCAGATTCTTAACTTTGGTGATGCTGTGGCGGTGTGCTCTCGCTCGCCGGAGAAGCTCTCCCGGATTCTTGACATGTATGAGGCACTTGCTGAGGTGATCCCTGAACTGAAGGAGCTGTTCTTTGGGAATTCTGGGAATGATGTAATCTGTGATTTGGAGGGGGTTCTTGAAAGGCTTGGGGACGCAGTGAAGGGCACACTTCTCGAGTTTGGGAAAGTTCTTCAGCAGGAGTCATCACGGCGGCCTATGATGGCTGGTGAGATCCACCCAATGACGCGTTACGTGATGAACTATCTTCGGTTGTTGGTTGTTTACAGTGATACGCTTGACAAACTCTTGGGTGACGATTCTGCTGGAGATGTTGATCATAGTGATACGCATAGAGGtggtgatgatgaggaggagtaTTTGGAGAGCTTGTCCCCACTTGGACGACATTTAGTGAAGCTGATATCTTATCTGGAGGCAAATTTGGAGGAAAAATCAAAACTGTACGAGGATGGTGCACTGCAATGCATATTTTCCATGAATAATATACTCTATATTGTCCAAAAGGTGAAGGACTCTGAACTTGGGAGGATTTTAGGTGATCACTGGATACGGAGGCGCCGTGGGAAGATTCGGCAAAATTCAAAGAACTACCTTAGGATATCATGGACTAAGGTTTTGTCTTTTCTCAAGGATGATGCACACGGCGGCAGAAGCGGAAGTGGAAGTGGTAGTGGGAATAGCTCTAGGATCAAGGAGAAATTCAAGAACTTCAACTTGGCCTTTGATGAGATATACAGGAGTCAAACGCTCTGGAAGGTACCAGATCCTCAGCTTCGTGAAGAGCTCAAGATATCTATATCTGAAAATGTGATACCAGCATACCGTGCTTTTCTGGGAAGATATGGTAGTCTAGTGGATAGCGGAAGGAATTCAGGTAGATACATCAAATACACCCCAGAGGACTTGGAGAATCAGCTGTCTGATCTATTTGAAGGTTCACTAGGGCCTGCCAACCATTCTAGGAGAAGATAG
- the LOC127769677 gene encoding SNF1-related protein kinase regulatory subunit gamma-1 encodes MEMESPRSPEAEIGHRVEDLWEVAEPQLSPSEKLNSCFEDIAVASFPRPLGSQVIEIPSNASLADTVEILSKNKILSAPIRNVDAPEDASWIDKYIGIVEFAGIAMWLLYQSEAAANGMAGSAVGSPVANLVSRLGSFTFRRTSSGRVETTTDPESDETASVGGSFFETLTSSEFYKNTKVGDISGSFRWAPFLALQTSDTFLTMLLLLSKYRMKSLPVVDIGGDKIENIITQSSVVHMLAECVGLPWFESWGTKKLSELGLPLMKPCKLVKVNEDQPVLKAFQLMREKGVGGLPVMDTSGTKAIGNISIRDVQYLLTAPNIYKDYRTITAKDFLTAVRQHLQEQHEASPLLGSVITCRRDDEVKDIILKLDSEKIHRIYVIDDKGNTEGVITLRDIISKLVHEPRHYFGDFFDGVVPLPPNSTV; translated from the exons ATGGAGATGGAGAGCCCGCGGAGCCCGGAGGCGGAGATCGGGCACAGGGTGGAGGACCTGTGGGAGGTGGCGGAGCCGCAGCTGTCGCCGTCCGAGAAGCTCAACTCCTGCTTCGAGgacatcgccgtcgcctccttccCACGCCCCCTTGGCTCGCAAG TAATCGAGATACCTTCAAATGCTAGTCTGGCTGATACTGTTGAAATATTatccaaaaacaaaattttgagtgcACCCATAAGAAATGTTGATGCTCCAGAAGATGCTAGTTGGATTGACAAATACATTGGCATTGTGGAATTTGCTGGTATTGCTATGTGGTTGCTCTATCAG TCTGAGGCTGCAGCTAATGGCATGGCTGGTTCTGCAGTAGGGTCACCAGTAGCCAATCTAGTATCTAGGCTAGGCTCTTTCACATTCAGAAGGACATCATCTGGCAGGGTAGAAACCACTACTGACCCAGAATCAGATGAAACCGCATCAGTTGGTGGGAGCTTTTTCGAAACACTCACTTCCTCTGAATTCTACAAGAACACAAag GTTGGCGATATCTCAGGAAGCTTCAGATGGGCGCCGTTTCTGGCTCTGCAGACATCTGACACATTCCTCACCATGTTGCTGCTTCTGTCCAAGTACAGGATGAAGAGCCTCCCAGTAGTAGACATTGGGGGAGATAAGATTGAGAACATCATTACGCAATCTTCCGTTGTGCACATGCTTGCAGAGTGTGTTGGACTTCCTTGGTTTGAGAGCTGGGGTACTAAGAAACTCTCCGAGCTGGGGCTTCCTCTGATGAAGCCATGCAAACTCGTTAAG GTAAATGAAGACCAACCCGTGTTAAAAGCCTTCCAACTGATGAGGGAAAAAGGCGTCGGTGGCCTCCCGGTTATGGACACAAGTGGCACAAAAGCAATTGGCAATATCAGCATCAGAGATGTCCAATATCTTCTAACTGCCCCCAACATATACAAAGATTACAG GACAATCACGGCCAAGGATTTCCTTACCGCAGTCCGGCAACACCTTCAGGAGCAACACGAGGCCTCGCCGTTGCTCGGCTCCGTCATCACATGCAGAAGGGATGACGAAGTCAAGGACATCATACTGAAGCTGGACTCGGAGAAGATCCACAGGATCTATGTGATCGATGACAAGGGGAACACCGAGGGGGTCATCACGCTGAGGGACATAATCTCCAAGCTGGTGCACGAGCCACGCCATTACTTTGGGGATTTCTTCGATGGTGTTGTTCCCCTGCCTCCAAACAGCACTGTATGA